Proteins co-encoded in one Metabacillus sp. KUDC1714 genomic window:
- a CDS encoding MFS transporter, which yields MAKRNNLLIFILTIGVFGILNTEMGVIGILPSIADHFHVSISKAGWLVSLFALAVAVSGPTMPLLFSGINRKKVMLLVLGVFVLGNIVSIFTSNFTILLIARIIPAFFHPIYCSLAFTVAAASVSKEEAPKAVANIFIGVSAGMVIGVPVSSFIDSAVSLQMAMVFFAVVTAIAFIATLLFVPSMPVEERLSYGAQISVLKKSITWLSIVSVILLNSAVFGVYSYLADYLRTVTNMSSNSISLMLFIYGGANIIGSIVAGKLLTKNAIKSVVTFPFALGAVYIILFFTGQFTVPMAIITLIWGILGGIGANITQYWIMSAAPEAPDFANGLFLTAANLGTTFGAAVGGLFISEMGTQYVVLVGILSLLLSLVTILLRYYKYSPSKQFSV from the coding sequence TTGGCTAAACGAAATAATTTGTTGATTTTCATATTAACCATAGGAGTATTCGGTATCTTAAATACTGAAATGGGGGTTATTGGCATATTACCCTCCATTGCTGATCACTTTCATGTCAGTATATCAAAAGCAGGATGGCTGGTTAGCCTTTTTGCACTTGCTGTTGCAGTATCCGGTCCAACCATGCCATTATTGTTTTCGGGGATCAATCGGAAGAAGGTCATGTTACTGGTACTGGGTGTTTTCGTTTTGGGGAACATCGTATCCATATTTACATCTAACTTTACCATTCTACTAATTGCTCGTATTATTCCAGCTTTTTTTCATCCTATTTATTGTTCTTTGGCATTTACAGTTGCTGCTGCCTCAGTAAGTAAAGAAGAAGCTCCAAAAGCTGTTGCTAATATATTCATTGGAGTATCTGCCGGTATGGTAATCGGTGTACCAGTCTCAAGTTTTATTGATAGTGCAGTTTCTTTACAAATGGCGATGGTATTCTTTGCTGTTGTAACTGCTATAGCATTCATTGCTACATTACTATTTGTACCATCTATGCCGGTTGAGGAAAGACTTTCTTACGGAGCTCAAATATCGGTATTAAAAAAATCAATTACTTGGCTTTCTATTGTGTCTGTCATTTTATTAAACTCAGCCGTATTTGGAGTATATAGTTATCTTGCAGATTATCTGAGAACTGTTACGAATATGTCTTCGAATTCTATTAGTTTAATGTTATTTATCTACGGTGGAGCCAATATTATTGGAAGTATTGTAGCAGGGAAGTTACTTACTAAAAATGCAATCAAATCTGTAGTAACTTTTCCATTCGCATTAGGAGCAGTTTACATCATATTATTTTTCACAGGACAGTTTACGGTACCTATGGCTATCATTACTTTAATTTGGGGAATATTGGGTGGTATAGGAGCCAATATTACTCAATATTGGATTATGTCCGCAGCTCCCGAAGCTCCTGATTTCGCAAATGGATTATTTCTAACAGCCGCTAACTTAGGAACAACATTTGGTGCAGCTGTAGGCGGGTTATTTATATCAGAAATGGGTACACAATACGTCGTATTGGTTGGAATCCTATCATTGTTACTAAGTT
- a CDS encoding SDR family NAD(P)-dependent oxidoreductase produces MTENKKVWFITGAGRGMGVDIAKAALAAGNQVVATGRNTDRVAKALGDDDSLLVVKLDVTSPADAEAAVDAAVDKFGKIDVLVNNAANFYGGYFEELTPDQIESQLRTALIGPMNVTRAVLPVMRKQRSGHIISISSGAGISGFEFNTAYAASKFGLEGWMESLQPEVSPFGIHTTIVNPGMFRTELLTRESATYADHSIEDYSDRRARSQDAYNSQNGKQAGDPAKLAKALINISNEELPPRRFIAGTDAVSIAEQKISDLQAQINAYRDISTSMAHVDA; encoded by the coding sequence TTGACTGAAAATAAGAAAGTTTGGTTTATTACAGGTGCCGGGCGCGGCATGGGTGTTGACATTGCGAAGGCAGCCCTGGCTGCTGGTAATCAAGTCGTTGCGACTGGCCGAAATACTGACAGAGTCGCAAAAGCTCTTGGCGATGACGACAGCCTGCTGGTCGTAAAACTGGATGTCACCAGCCCGGCTGATGCCGAGGCAGCAGTCGATGCTGCGGTTGACAAGTTCGGAAAGATCGATGTACTGGTCAATAATGCCGCAAACTTCTATGGGGGTTACTTTGAGGAGCTGACCCCGGACCAAATCGAGTCGCAACTGAGGACGGCCCTTATCGGCCCAATGAATGTTACCCGGGCAGTGTTGCCTGTAATGCGAAAGCAGCGTTCCGGTCACATTATCTCGATCTCTTCAGGCGCCGGCATTTCTGGATTTGAGTTTAATACCGCTTACGCCGCGTCTAAGTTCGGTCTTGAGGGATGGATGGAGTCGCTGCAGCCTGAGGTCTCGCCATTCGGCATCCATACCACAATTGTCAACCCTGGAATGTTCCGCACTGAGCTTCTCACGAGGGAGTCGGCGACCTACGCGGATCATTCAATCGAGGACTATTCAGACCGCAGAGCAAGAAGTCAAGATGCGTATAATTCCCAGAATGGCAAGCAGGCCGGAGACCCGGCCAAGCTGGCCAAGGCACTGATCAACATCTCAAATGAAGAGCTACCTCCACGTCGCTTCATCGCCGGCACTGACGCCGTTAGCATCGCAGAGCAAAAGATCTCCGACCTCCAAGCGCAAATCAATGCGTACCGAGACATCTCGACGTCTATGGCACACGTGGATGCATAA
- a CDS encoding LacI family DNA-binding transcriptional regulator — translation MGKKVTIQQIADYLGVSKYVVSRALAGKSGVKEETREKVLNTAKQLGYKTEDIIFPTETNTVNNIQHDRSAQKNVLVVLPRSYYQDSVYWGKIIDGISLELNDLSRGMVIMTETDNFTTVINPQGFIGIICVGKLSTTILLEFKKWKIPVVLIDSEEPLFTTDTIFANNYDSSYLLTNYLIGLGHKKMQFIGNYHFSRSFYDRWLGFRSALELHNITEQSNEQVTLHNGLEFEDMYANIKAWIEKEVEDGNELPTAFVCANDLIALYVIDLLKALSFNIPEDISVTGFDNLENSYLRSPTLTTIHVPKEQLGRRAVKSLSNKIKNGKDQHEKVLLTCEMIVRESTAKPKENSV, via the coding sequence ATGGGGAAGAAAGTTACTATTCAGCAAATTGCCGATTATCTTGGAGTTTCTAAATATGTTGTTTCAAGAGCATTAGCTGGAAAAAGTGGTGTTAAGGAAGAAACAAGAGAAAAGGTGCTAAATACAGCAAAACAGTTAGGATACAAAACTGAAGATATTATCTTTCCAACAGAGACTAATACGGTAAATAATATTCAACATGATAGATCTGCTCAAAAGAATGTCCTTGTGGTTTTGCCAAGAAGTTATTATCAAGATTCAGTCTATTGGGGGAAAATCATAGATGGGATCTCTCTCGAATTGAATGATCTTTCACGTGGCATGGTTATTATGACAGAAACAGATAATTTTACTACTGTCATTAACCCTCAAGGTTTTATCGGTATTATCTGCGTAGGTAAACTATCAACAACAATCCTTTTAGAATTTAAAAAGTGGAAAATCCCAGTTGTATTAATTGATTCGGAAGAGCCGTTGTTTACGACAGATACAATTTTTGCAAATAATTATGATAGTAGCTATCTATTAACAAATTATTTAATAGGATTAGGTCATAAAAAAATGCAGTTCATTGGTAATTATCATTTTTCACGAAGCTTTTATGATCGCTGGCTTGGTTTTCGAAGTGCATTAGAACTTCATAACATAACAGAACAATCTAATGAACAAGTTACCTTACATAATGGACTTGAGTTTGAGGACATGTATGCAAATATTAAGGCTTGGATTGAAAAAGAAGTAGAGGATGGAAATGAACTTCCTACAGCATTCGTTTGTGCAAATGATTTGATCGCCCTTTATGTTATCGACTTATTAAAGGCACTAAGTTTCAATATCCCAGAAGATATCTCTGTTACAGGATTTGATAATTTAGAAAACTCCTATCTTAGATCGCCTACCCTTACAACAATCCATGTCCCAAAGGAGCAGCTTGGAAGAAGAGCAGTCAAATCTTTATCTAACAAAATTAAAAACGGCAAAGATCAGCATGAAAAAGTCCTTCTTACTTGTGAAATGATCGTTAGAGAATCGACAGCGAAACCAAAAGAAAATAGTGTCTAA
- a CDS encoding Cof-type HAD-IIB family hydrolase, which translates to MSYKMIVLDLDDTLLRDDHTISERTKQALMAAQEIGVKVVLASGRPTFGMKHIAEELSLAKYGSFILSFNGGKILNCQTFEEIFSSTLTPKAVHTLYEISRREGVYIHTYVGDEIITEEANPYTTIESDLTGLPINVVGKFTDAVSEPVVKVLMVDAPEKLKVVESKLQAELDEEFSVMRSKPFFLEFTEKGVTKGTSLNQLIQVFGINRDEVIAIGDSYNDLAMIEFAGLGVAMGNAPDDIKEIANFVTDTNMNDGVAKVVEEFVLSKIVSV; encoded by the coding sequence ATGTCTTATAAAATGATAGTGTTAGATTTAGATGATACATTATTACGTGATGACCATACTATTTCAGAACGTACAAAACAAGCCCTTATGGCAGCGCAGGAGATAGGTGTGAAGGTCGTTTTGGCATCTGGACGCCCAACATTCGGTATGAAGCATATTGCTGAAGAACTTTCCTTAGCGAAATACGGTAGTTTTATTCTCTCTTTCAATGGTGGGAAAATATTAAACTGTCAAACATTTGAAGAAATTTTCAGTAGCACGTTAACACCGAAAGCTGTTCATACCCTTTATGAAATTAGTCGCCGTGAAGGTGTTTATATCCATACCTATGTAGGTGATGAAATCATTACTGAAGAAGCAAATCCATATACAACAATAGAATCAGATCTGACAGGTTTACCAATTAATGTTGTTGGAAAATTTACAGATGCTGTATCAGAGCCAGTTGTTAAAGTATTGATGGTGGATGCTCCTGAAAAGTTAAAAGTGGTCGAATCAAAACTTCAAGCTGAATTAGATGAAGAATTCAGTGTGATGCGTTCAAAGCCTTTCTTTTTAGAATTTACCGAAAAAGGTGTGACGAAGGGAACAAGCTTAAATCAATTAATCCAGGTTTTCGGTATAAACCGTGATGAAGTGATTGCAATTGGTGATAGCTACAATGATTTGGCGATGATTGAATTCGCAGGTCTTGGGGTGGCAATGGGAAATGCTCCAGACGACATTAAAGAAATTGCTAATTTTGTTACAGATACAAATATGAATGATGGCGTGGCAAAAGTTGTAGAAGAGTTTGTTCTAAGTAAAATAGTCTCAGTTTAA
- a CDS encoding YqcI/YcgG family protein, translated as MKTTSTYLLEKEDMVNQNIVPNWVVEEYNTFHNTVTDQTFPCYFGMTAEKKGELRYSFIHHEDWSNLPRAIEEFIKLFDAPKLTRHGLFVFVEPEKEERTLEYYRDYFWNILKYLHKTDDQPWPVNIPQDPDHHLWAFSFANEPFFVFGNAPAYKQRKTRDLGNCLVLGFQPRRIFEGLEGTSKGGVMSREKVRERVEKWDQLPKHPNISHYGDPEHREWKQYFIGDDVKPIEGKCPFHHK; from the coding sequence ATGAAAACGACATCTACATATTTACTAGAAAAAGAGGATATGGTTAATCAAAATATAGTTCCAAATTGGGTTGTAGAAGAATATAACACATTTCATAACACAGTAACTGATCAAACATTTCCTTGTTATTTTGGCATGACTGCTGAGAAGAAAGGTGAATTACGCTATTCGTTTATTCACCATGAGGATTGGTCAAATCTACCTCGAGCAATTGAAGAGTTTATTAAATTATTTGATGCACCAAAACTTACACGACACGGTTTATTTGTGTTTGTTGAACCTGAAAAAGAAGAGAGGACATTAGAGTATTATCGTGATTATTTTTGGAATATATTAAAATACCTACATAAAACAGATGATCAACCATGGCCTGTGAACATTCCTCAAGATCCTGATCACCATTTATGGGCATTTTCATTTGCTAATGAGCCTTTCTTTGTGTTTGGAAATGCCCCAGCATATAAACAAAGAAAAACGAGAGATTTAGGAAACTGTCTTGTTCTTGGTTTTCAACCGAGAAGAATCTTTGAAGGGCTAGAAGGAACTTCAAAAGGTGGCGTAATGTCTAGAGAAAAGGTAAGAGAACGTGTTGAAAAGTGGGATCAGCTACCAAAACATCCTAATATTAGTCACTATGGGGATCCTGAGCATAGAGAGTGGAAGCAATATTTTATTGGAGATGATGTAAAGCCAATAGAGGGGAAGTGCCCGTTTCATCATAAATAA
- a CDS encoding manganese catalase family protein translates to MFRHQKELQYEVKVERPDPMLARRVQEVLGGQFGEMTVMMQYLFQGFNCRGEEKYKDMLMDIGTEEIGHVEMLCSLISQLLDGASPEDQAKAAKDPATAAIMGGIDPQHLLVSGLGGMPTNSNGVPWNGSYIVASGNLLADMRANLHAESQGRLQVARLYHMTKDEGVRATFRKMLARDRYHQYQWMAAIEELEEKNGVVVPATFPREAEEEAQTEAYEFWNLSEGEESGEGPWATGSAPDGTGDFVYVTKPVPKGQIPCPKIPSTVLHHDLDKKTK, encoded by the coding sequence ATGTTTCGTCACCAAAAAGAATTACAATATGAAGTAAAGGTAGAACGCCCAGATCCCATGCTCGCCCGTCGAGTTCAGGAAGTATTAGGTGGGCAGTTTGGTGAAATGACAGTCATGATGCAATATCTGTTTCAAGGCTTCAACTGTCGCGGAGAAGAAAAATATAAGGACATGCTGATGGATATTGGCACAGAGGAAATTGGCCATGTAGAAATGCTTTGTTCGCTTATAAGTCAGTTGCTAGATGGTGCTTCGCCTGAGGATCAAGCAAAAGCCGCAAAAGACCCAGCTACAGCAGCAATAATGGGTGGTATTGATCCCCAGCATCTACTCGTGAGCGGTCTTGGCGGAATGCCTACCAACTCAAATGGCGTACCTTGGAATGGCTCGTATATTGTTGCTAGTGGGAATTTATTAGCTGATATGCGCGCTAATCTTCATGCAGAGTCTCAAGGAAGACTTCAAGTAGCAAGGTTATACCACATGACAAAGGATGAAGGCGTCCGGGCAACATTCCGCAAAATGTTAGCACGAGACCGATACCATCAATACCAATGGATGGCTGCCATTGAGGAGCTAGAAGAGAAAAATGGAGTTGTCGTTCCTGCAACATTTCCTCGCGAAGCAGAAGAAGAAGCTCAGACAGAAGCATATGAATTCTGGAATTTATCGGAAGGAGAGGAATCTGGAGAAGGTCCTTGGGCAACCGGAAGTGCACCGGATGGAACTGGCGATTTTGTGTATGTGACAAAACCTGTCCCGAAAGGACAGATTCCTTGTCCAAAAATACCTAGTACTGTTCTACATCATGATCTAGATAAAAAAACAAAATAA
- a CDS encoding VanW family protein, whose protein sequence is MYKKYVSSIVLLLLVTGCSSSMTSGNQNEEPLSVRSMATNTSQLVEKAVELSVDLIHPTTQEILYSFTPKLNPKPEEYVKELNKLADELAGKLDQPMIPAKLSNGQLSNGQSRVVLDEEKLVESLKNVRALDKTIALPIQEELPNVTQETIKGIDEVVIGSYKTTFNANVWGRTENIALSANTINQIVLGPGDRFYFNLVVGERTPARGYQKAKEIVNKEFVEGIGGGICQTSSTLYNAVAEAGLEILELHSHSLSVGYVPAGRDATVSWGGPDFKFMNNKDYPVMIKTIVNKSSGSIEVQILASKQAAAKI, encoded by the coding sequence ATGTATAAAAAATATGTTTCTTCGATTGTACTTTTATTGTTGGTTACAGGGTGTAGTTCAAGTATGACAAGTGGTAATCAAAATGAGGAACCCTTGTCAGTAAGAAGTATGGCTACTAATACTTCTCAGTTAGTTGAAAAAGCGGTTGAATTATCAGTGGACTTAATTCATCCAACAACACAGGAAATCCTTTATTCATTTACACCAAAGTTAAATCCTAAACCTGAAGAATATGTGAAAGAATTGAATAAGCTTGCGGATGAGTTAGCAGGTAAATTAGACCAACCGATGATTCCTGCGAAATTAAGTAATGGTCAGCTTTCAAATGGGCAGAGTCGTGTGGTTCTTGATGAGGAAAAGCTTGTAGAATCGTTAAAAAATGTCCGTGCACTTGATAAAACAATTGCGTTACCAATTCAAGAAGAATTACCGAATGTTACGCAAGAAACCATAAAGGGGATTGATGAGGTTGTTATCGGTAGCTACAAGACAACTTTCAATGCAAATGTGTGGGGACGTACTGAAAACATTGCTTTATCAGCTAATACAATCAATCAAATTGTATTAGGCCCTGGAGATCGTTTTTATTTCAATTTAGTTGTTGGAGAGCGTACACCTGCACGTGGGTATCAAAAAGCGAAGGAAATTGTGAATAAAGAGTTTGTTGAAGGTATTGGTGGAGGGATATGCCAAACATCTTCTACTTTATATAATGCTGTTGCAGAAGCCGGTTTAGAAATTCTTGAACTACACTCACACTCATTATCGGTAGGCTATGTTCCTGCTGGTAGAGATGCAACAGTATCTTGGGGCGGTCCAGACTTTAAATTTATGAATAACAAGGATTACCCAGTTATGATTAAAACGATTGTGAACAAAAGCTCTGGATCTATTGAAGTACAAATATTAGCATCAAAGCAAGCTGCTGCAAAAATCTAA
- a CDS encoding branched-chain amino acid aminotransferase, translating to MTNKINITLSATKKEKPNADQLEFGRTFTDHMFIMDYSAAKGWYDPRIVPYEPISLSPSTMVFHYGQTVFEGLKAYRSSEDKVLLFRPDKNMHRLNLSNDRLCIPQIDEEFVIEALKELVSIDKEWIPTAEGTSLYIRPFIIPTEYYLGVAPSKYYRFMIILSPVGSYYKEGIHPVKIFVENQYVRAVDGGTGKAKTGGNYASSLKAQEEAEKRGYSQVLWLDGVEKKYIEEVGSMNIFFKINGEVITPSLNGSILEGVTRNSILHLLKHWNVPVSERKLSMEDVYNAYKEGLLEEAFGTGTAAVISPIGELFYNEENIVLNNGETGELTKKLYDTLTGIQTGNHEDVFNWVVEVN from the coding sequence ATGACTAATAAAATTAATATCACATTAAGTGCAACCAAAAAGGAAAAACCTAACGCAGATCAATTAGAATTCGGACGTACGTTTACTGATCACATGTTTATTATGGATTATAGTGCAGCAAAAGGATGGTATGACCCGAGAATCGTTCCTTATGAACCAATTTCTTTAAGTCCTTCTACAATGGTATTTCACTATGGTCAAACTGTATTTGAAGGTTTGAAAGCATATCGCTCAAGTGAAGACAAAGTACTTTTGTTTAGACCTGATAAAAACATGCATAGATTAAACTTATCAAATGATCGACTTTGTATTCCACAAATTGATGAAGAATTTGTCATTGAAGCTTTAAAAGAATTAGTTTCAATTGATAAAGAGTGGATTCCAACTGCAGAAGGAACATCATTGTATATTCGACCTTTCATTATTCCAACAGAATATTACCTTGGAGTTGCACCATCTAAGTATTATCGTTTTATGATTATCCTTTCACCAGTAGGTTCTTATTATAAAGAAGGAATTCACCCAGTTAAAATATTTGTAGAAAATCAATATGTTCGTGCTGTGGATGGCGGAACAGGCAAAGCGAAAACGGGTGGAAACTATGCATCTAGCTTAAAAGCTCAGGAAGAAGCAGAAAAAAGAGGTTACTCTCAAGTTCTTTGGCTAGATGGTGTGGAGAAAAAATATATTGAAGAAGTTGGAAGTATGAATATTTTCTTCAAGATAAACGGTGAAGTCATAACACCATCATTAAATGGAAGTATACTTGAAGGTGTAACAAGAAATTCAATTCTTCATTTGTTAAAGCATTGGAATGTTCCTGTTTCAGAACGTAAGCTATCAATGGAAGATGTTTATAATGCGTATAAAGAAGGTCTTTTAGAGGAAGCGTTCGGTACTGGTACAGCAGCAGTTATTTCTCCAATCGGTGAACTATTCTATAATGAAGAAAATATCGTGCTTAACAATGGGGAAACTGGAGAACTTACTAAGAAGTTATATGATACGTTAACTGGAATTCAAACAGGTAATCATGAGGATGTCTTTAATTGGGTTGTTGAAGTAAACTAA
- a CDS encoding methyl-accepting chemotaxis protein codes for MNQRKLSINKRDSISTKLLALMSLIIIITATVIGGASYFIAKKSLIEEGKSELKYIVEGSVVTLSVLNDQVENNEISIEDAKEKARELLSGPRLSGDEGYDYKKSSFLYKEDGYIIGYGSDYSAQIHPSNPIGSIPSDTTNREKMVKGAGATSPSDRYVAYEDKNDETGEIRNKIAYMTHFEPWDLYVGIAVYEDEFYGGLIELKFIIMIITAIITVLSLFVFFALTKKKIRLLVDATSASIAISNGQINNLTLPESKDEIGQLGYAYNRMTGQLRDLLQKLQNTSSHLLDSASDLSAVSEETSASSEEIGRAISEISHGTLSQASELEDTNQRVEHLNQSIKTMNHQSSAIKEMSLNSEKATQQGKAIVQQLLQSNEDSLKASDEISVGITSLYNKVKDISRITATIESIASETNLLALNASIEAARAGEHGKGFAVVASEVRKLAEQSNLATKQIQGMINGIEKETEKTVITMSDTTVHSQQLNQAVKATEKEFNLISSSISQTIKAVESLNYELSQITDENNNITIAIRNASSVSQQTAASVEEITSSIDEQIRAVSNVASSAEQLTELNQQLDELIKKYTF; via the coding sequence ATGAATCAAAGAAAATTATCGATTAATAAAAGGGACAGTATATCAACGAAATTACTAGCTTTAATGAGTTTAATTATTATTATTACTGCTACAGTCATTGGGGGAGCTAGCTATTTTATAGCAAAAAAGTCATTGATTGAAGAAGGTAAATCAGAGTTGAAATATATTGTAGAAGGCTCTGTAGTAACTTTATCTGTATTAAATGATCAGGTTGAAAATAATGAAATAAGTATTGAAGATGCAAAAGAAAAAGCAAGAGAGCTACTAAGTGGACCGAGACTTTCTGGAGATGAGGGGTATGACTATAAAAAGTCATCTTTCTTATATAAAGAAGATGGTTATATCATTGGCTACGGGTCAGATTATTCAGCGCAAATTCATCCGTCAAATCCTATAGGGTCTATACCATCTGATACAACAAATCGTGAAAAGATGGTAAAGGGAGCTGGTGCAACATCCCCATCTGATCGTTATGTAGCGTATGAAGATAAAAATGATGAAACAGGTGAAATCAGAAATAAGATTGCATATATGACTCATTTTGAGCCATGGGACTTGTATGTTGGTATTGCAGTATACGAAGATGAATTCTATGGTGGCTTAATAGAATTAAAGTTTATAATCATGATAATAACAGCGATTATTACTGTTCTTAGTCTTTTCGTCTTCTTTGCATTAACGAAAAAGAAAATTAGATTACTTGTTGATGCTACGTCAGCTTCTATTGCTATTTCAAATGGGCAAATTAACAATTTAACATTACCTGAATCAAAGGATGAAATTGGACAATTAGGCTATGCGTATAATCGGATGACAGGGCAACTTAGAGATCTATTACAAAAGCTACAAAATACAAGTAGTCATTTATTAGACTCAGCATCTGATTTATCTGCTGTTTCTGAAGAAACTTCGGCAAGTAGTGAAGAAATTGGTCGAGCAATTTCTGAGATATCCCATGGTACACTTTCGCAAGCAAGCGAGTTAGAAGATACCAATCAAAGAGTAGAGCACTTAAATCAATCAATTAAAACGATGAATCATCAGAGTAGTGCAATTAAGGAAATGTCTTTGAATTCGGAAAAGGCTACACAACAAGGTAAAGCGATCGTTCAACAATTACTTCAATCAAACGAGGACTCATTAAAGGCTTCCGATGAAATTAGTGTTGGAATTACAAGTTTGTATAATAAAGTAAAAGATATTTCTAGAATAACAGCTACAATTGAAAGTATTGCATCTGAAACAAATCTTTTAGCACTAAATGCAAGTATTGAAGCAGCTAGAGCTGGAGAGCATGGAAAAGGTTTTGCGGTAGTTGCTAGTGAAGTTCGGAAACTAGCGGAACAATCAAACCTTGCTACAAAACAAATTCAAGGCATGATAAACGGTATCGAAAAAGAAACAGAAAAGACTGTTATAACAATGTCTGATACAACTGTGCATTCTCAACAGTTAAATCAAGCTGTTAAAGCAACTGAAAAAGAATTCAATCTTATATCCTCTTCAATTAGTCAAACAATTAAAGCGGTTGAATCGTTAAATTATGAATTATCACAAATAACAGATGAAAATAACAACATCACGATTGCTATTCGAAACGCATCAAGTGTTTCGCAGCAAACAGCAGCATCTGTTGAAGAAATTACTTCATCAATTGATGAACAAATAAGAGCCGTTTCCAATGTAGCTAGTTCCGCAGAACAATTAACAGAACTTAATCAGCAATTAGATGAACTTATTAAAAAATATACATTTTAA
- a CDS encoding heavy-metal-associated domain-containing protein, producing MKITKRVALSAEILKKRGMNSRMKTVTFSIGEGNQESYNEIEILLAKMDGIERALIDLNDGDLKVEFNEEITDTTQVKQAIESQGSIIKEIKE from the coding sequence GTGAAAATTACAAAGAGAGTAGCTTTATCAGCAGAAATTTTAAAAAAGAGAGGAATGAATAGTAGGATGAAAACAGTTACATTTTCAATAGGAGAAGGTAATCAAGAGAGCTACAATGAAATTGAGATCCTTCTTGCAAAAATGGACGGGATTGAAAGAGCGTTAATCGATTTGAATGATGGTGATCTTAAGGTTGAATTTAATGAAGAAATCACCGATACCACTCAAGTAAAACAAGCGATAGAAAGTCAAGGTTCTATAATAAAGGAAATCAAGGAATAA